Proteins co-encoded in one Papaver somniferum cultivar HN1 chromosome 5, ASM357369v1, whole genome shotgun sequence genomic window:
- the LOC113282198 gene encoding amino-acid permease BAT1 homolog isoform X1: MRMRESSKVSEEEAPYLALHTHDDDDNEAAVKADNSRLNQLGYKQELSRTLSALSNFAVTFSIVSVITGLTTTYNTGLTFGGPLTIIYGWPIAGFFTLIVGFSMAEICSAYPTSGGLYFWAAKLCGSDWGPFASWLTGWFNIVGQWAVTTSVDFSLAQLIQVMILLSTGGVNGGGYQASKYVVIALHGGILFTHAVLNCLPVSYLSIFGQFAALWNLVGVFVLMIVIPTVATHTVSAEFVFTHFNTDNDDGIKSKPYIFVLGLLMSQYTLSGYDASAHMTEETKNADTNGPKGIISAIGISVIVGWGYLLGITFAVTNIPHLLDTNNDAGGYAVAQVFYEAFKSRFGSGVGGIICLGVVAVAIFFCGMSSVTSNSRMVYAFSRDGAMPYSSVWHKVNKHEVPINAVWLSVCISFCMALTSLGSLVAFQAMVSIATIGLYIAYALPIFFRVTLARKRFVPGPFNLGRYGMFVGWVAVIWVAIITILFSLPVAYPITTDTLNYTPVAVGGLLIVIVSWWILSARHWFRGPVTNII; the protein is encoded by the exons ATGAgaatgagggagagttctaagGTTTCTGAAGAAGAAGCTCCTTATCTCGCATTACAtactcatgatgatgatgataatgaagcTGCTGTTAAAGCTGATAATTCTCGATTGAATCAGCTCGGTTATAAACAAGAACTCAGCCGAACACTCTC TGCGTTATCAAACTTTGCTGTGACGTTCTCAATCGTATCAGTCATAACTGGATTGACAACAACGTATAACACTGGTTTGACGTTTGGAGGTCCCTTGACAATAATATATGGATGGCCAATAGCAGGATTTTTCACATTGATAGTTGGTTTTTCCATGGCCGAGATTTGTTCAGCTTATCCTACCTCCGGTGGACTCTATTTTTGGGCTGCAAAACTTTGCGGAAGTGACTGGGGTCCTTTTGCATCTTGGCTCACTGGGTG GTTCAACATTGTTGGACAG TGGGCTGTTACGACTAGCGTCGACTTCTCACTTGCACAGCTAATCCAAGTTATGATTCTGCTAAGCACTGGTGGAGTGAACGGTGGTGGATACCAAGCTTCTAAATATGTAGTTATTGCTCTTCATGGAGGGATTTTGTTCACTCATGCTGTCTTAAATTGTCTTCCTGTTTCATATCTATCCATCTTTGGACAGTTTGCTGCTTTATGGAATCTTGTTG GGGTTTTCGTCCTAATGATTGTCATTCCTACTGTTGCCACTCATACTGTCAGTGCCGAATTTGTCTTCACTCACTTCAACACAGATAATGATGATGGAATTAAAAGTAAACCTTACATATTTGTTCTTGGACTCTTAATGAGCCAGTACACCCTTAGCGGGTATGATGCGTCAGCCCATATG ACAGAGGAAACCAAGAATGCAGATACAAATGGACCAAAAGGAATTATAAGTGCAATTGGCATATCCGTCATTGTAGGATGGGGATATCTACTTGGTATCACGTTTGCAGTCACCAACATCCCTCATCTTCTGGACACCAACAATGATGCTGGTGGTTATGCCGTTGCCCAAGTGTTTTATGAAGCTTTCAAAAGTAGATTTGGAAGTGGTGTTGGGGGAATTATTTGTTTGGGAGTAGTTGCTGTTGCCATATTTTTCTGCGGAATGAGTTCTGTGACAAGTAACTCCAG GATGGTATATGCATTCTCAAGAGACGGGGCAATGCCATATTCATCCGTGTGGCATAAAGTGAATAAGCATGAAGTTCCAATAAATGCAGTTTGGCTCTCTGTTTGCATATCGTTCTGCATGGCATTAACG TCTTTGGGAAGTCTGGTAGCATTTCAAGCGATGGTGTCGATAGCAACTATTGGACTTTATATTGCATATGCACTACCCATCTTCTTCAGAGTGACATTAGCTCGAAAGAGATTTGTTCCTGGACCTTTCAACTTAGGCCGCTATGGAATGTTTGTGGGATGGGTTGCAGTCATTTGGGTGGCGATCATTACAATACTCTTCTCTCTACCTGTTGCATATCCAATTACAACAGACACTCTAAATTATACTCCAGTTGCCGTTGGCGGTCTTCTTATCGTGATCGTTTCCTGGTGGATATTGAGTGCAAGGCACTGGTTCAGAGGTCCTGTAACCAATATTATTTAG
- the LOC113282200 gene encoding amino-acid permease BAT1 homolog, with amino-acid sequence MVWKQGDGGLLPLQADIDTINGVHTPLDSGQTRLQELGYKQELKRNLSVLSNFAFSFAIISVLTGITTLYNTGLKFGGPTGMVYGWVFAGSLTMFVGSSMAEICSAYPTSGGLYYWSAKLSGPSWAPFASWLTG; translated from the exons ATGGTCTGGAAGCAAGGGGATGGCGGGTTACTTCCTTTGCAAGCTGATATTGATACCATCAATGGAGTTCACACTCCATTAGATTCAGGGCAAACCCGTCTGCAAGAGCTTGGTTATAAACAAGAACTTAAGCGCAATCTCTC AGTTCTTTCCAACTTTGCATTTTCGTTTGCGATAATATCGGTGTTAACAGGGATAACTACCTTATACAATACGGGGCTGAAATTTGGAGGTCCAACTGGTATGGTATATGGATGGGTATTTGCTGGTAGTTTGACAATGTTTGTAGGGtcttcaatggctgaaatttgttcAGCTTACCCTACCTCTGGTGGTCTTTACTACTGGAGTGCTAAACTTTCTGGCCCTAGTTGGGCACCATTTGCTTCTTGGTTGACAGGCTG A
- the LOC113282198 gene encoding amino-acid permease BAT1 homolog isoform X2 has protein sequence MVYEDGIELDSGQSRLQQLGYKQELKRDLSVLSNFAFSFSIISVLTGLTTLYSTGLRFGGTISIVYGWLFACCWTMFVGLSMSEICSAFPTSGGLYYWSAKLAGPHWAPFASWLTGWFNIVGQWAVTTSVDFSLAQLIQVMILLSTGGVNGGGYQASKYVVIALHGGILFTHAVLNCLPVSYLSIFGQFAALWNLVGVFVLMIVIPTVATHTVSAEFVFTHFNTDNDDGIKSKPYIFVLGLLMSQYTLSGYDASAHMTEETKNADTNGPKGIISAIGISVIVGWGYLLGITFAVTNIPHLLDTNNDAGGYAVAQVFYEAFKSRFGSGVGGIICLGVVAVAIFFCGMSSVTSNSRMVYAFSRDGAMPYSSVWHKVNKHEVPINAVWLSVCISFCMALTSLGSLVAFQAMVSIATIGLYIAYALPIFFRVTLARKRFVPGPFNLGRYGMFVGWVAVIWVAIITILFSLPVAYPITTDTLNYTPVAVGGLLIVIVSWWILSARHWFRGPVTNII, from the exons ATGGTATACGAGGATGGAATTGAGTTGGATTCAGGGCAATCACGTCTACAACAGCTTGGTTACAAACAAGAGTTAAAGCGGGATCTATC GGTACTATCCAACTTTGCATTTTCGTTTTCGATTATATCAGTGCTTACAGGATTAACTACCCTGTATTCAACTGGACTAAGATTTGGAGGTACAATTAGTATAGTATATGGATGGTTGTTTGCTTGTTGTTGGACAATGTTTGTTGGTTTATCCATGAGTGAGATTTGCTCAGCTTTCCCAACCTCTGGTGGTCTTTACTACTGGAGTGCTAAGCTTGCTGGTCCTCATTGGGCACCTTTTGCTTCTTGGTTAACTGGATG GTTCAACATTGTTGGACAG TGGGCTGTTACGACTAGCGTCGACTTCTCACTTGCACAGCTAATCCAAGTTATGATTCTGCTAAGCACTGGTGGAGTGAACGGTGGTGGATACCAAGCTTCTAAATATGTAGTTATTGCTCTTCATGGAGGGATTTTGTTCACTCATGCTGTCTTAAATTGTCTTCCTGTTTCATATCTATCCATCTTTGGACAGTTTGCTGCTTTATGGAATCTTGTTG GGGTTTTCGTCCTAATGATTGTCATTCCTACTGTTGCCACTCATACTGTCAGTGCCGAATTTGTCTTCACTCACTTCAACACAGATAATGATGATGGAATTAAAAGTAAACCTTACATATTTGTTCTTGGACTCTTAATGAGCCAGTACACCCTTAGCGGGTATGATGCGTCAGCCCATATG ACAGAGGAAACCAAGAATGCAGATACAAATGGACCAAAAGGAATTATAAGTGCAATTGGCATATCCGTCATTGTAGGATGGGGATATCTACTTGGTATCACGTTTGCAGTCACCAACATCCCTCATCTTCTGGACACCAACAATGATGCTGGTGGTTATGCCGTTGCCCAAGTGTTTTATGAAGCTTTCAAAAGTAGATTTGGAAGTGGTGTTGGGGGAATTATTTGTTTGGGAGTAGTTGCTGTTGCCATATTTTTCTGCGGAATGAGTTCTGTGACAAGTAACTCCAG GATGGTATATGCATTCTCAAGAGACGGGGCAATGCCATATTCATCCGTGTGGCATAAAGTGAATAAGCATGAAGTTCCAATAAATGCAGTTTGGCTCTCTGTTTGCATATCGTTCTGCATGGCATTAACG TCTTTGGGAAGTCTGGTAGCATTTCAAGCGATGGTGTCGATAGCAACTATTGGACTTTATATTGCATATGCACTACCCATCTTCTTCAGAGTGACATTAGCTCGAAAGAGATTTGTTCCTGGACCTTTCAACTTAGGCCGCTATGGAATGTTTGTGGGATGGGTTGCAGTCATTTGGGTGGCGATCATTACAATACTCTTCTCTCTACCTGTTGCATATCCAATTACAACAGACACTCTAAATTATACTCCAGTTGCCGTTGGCGGTCTTCTTATCGTGATCGTTTCCTGGTGGATATTGAGTGCAAGGCACTGGTTCAGAGGTCCTGTAACCAATATTATTTAG
- the LOC113282198 gene encoding amino-acid permease BAT1 homolog isoform X3, with protein MVYEDGIELDSGQSRLQQLGYKQELKRDLSFNIVGQWAVTTSVDFSLAQLIQVMILLSTGGVNGGGYQASKYVVIALHGGILFTHAVLNCLPVSYLSIFGQFAALWNLVGVFVLMIVIPTVATHTVSAEFVFTHFNTDNDDGIKSKPYIFVLGLLMSQYTLSGYDASAHMTEETKNADTNGPKGIISAIGISVIVGWGYLLGITFAVTNIPHLLDTNNDAGGYAVAQVFYEAFKSRFGSGVGGIICLGVVAVAIFFCGMSSVTSNSRMVYAFSRDGAMPYSSVWHKVNKHEVPINAVWLSVCISFCMALTSLGSLVAFQAMVSIATIGLYIAYALPIFFRVTLARKRFVPGPFNLGRYGMFVGWVAVIWVAIITILFSLPVAYPITTDTLNYTPVAVGGLLIVIVSWWILSARHWFRGPVTNII; from the exons ATGGTATACGAGGATGGAATTGAGTTGGATTCAGGGCAATCACGTCTACAACAGCTTGGTTACAAACAAGAGTTAAAGCGGGATCTATC GTTCAACATTGTTGGACAG TGGGCTGTTACGACTAGCGTCGACTTCTCACTTGCACAGCTAATCCAAGTTATGATTCTGCTAAGCACTGGTGGAGTGAACGGTGGTGGATACCAAGCTTCTAAATATGTAGTTATTGCTCTTCATGGAGGGATTTTGTTCACTCATGCTGTCTTAAATTGTCTTCCTGTTTCATATCTATCCATCTTTGGACAGTTTGCTGCTTTATGGAATCTTGTTG GGGTTTTCGTCCTAATGATTGTCATTCCTACTGTTGCCACTCATACTGTCAGTGCCGAATTTGTCTTCACTCACTTCAACACAGATAATGATGATGGAATTAAAAGTAAACCTTACATATTTGTTCTTGGACTCTTAATGAGCCAGTACACCCTTAGCGGGTATGATGCGTCAGCCCATATG ACAGAGGAAACCAAGAATGCAGATACAAATGGACCAAAAGGAATTATAAGTGCAATTGGCATATCCGTCATTGTAGGATGGGGATATCTACTTGGTATCACGTTTGCAGTCACCAACATCCCTCATCTTCTGGACACCAACAATGATGCTGGTGGTTATGCCGTTGCCCAAGTGTTTTATGAAGCTTTCAAAAGTAGATTTGGAAGTGGTGTTGGGGGAATTATTTGTTTGGGAGTAGTTGCTGTTGCCATATTTTTCTGCGGAATGAGTTCTGTGACAAGTAACTCCAG GATGGTATATGCATTCTCAAGAGACGGGGCAATGCCATATTCATCCGTGTGGCATAAAGTGAATAAGCATGAAGTTCCAATAAATGCAGTTTGGCTCTCTGTTTGCATATCGTTCTGCATGGCATTAACG TCTTTGGGAAGTCTGGTAGCATTTCAAGCGATGGTGTCGATAGCAACTATTGGACTTTATATTGCATATGCACTACCCATCTTCTTCAGAGTGACATTAGCTCGAAAGAGATTTGTTCCTGGACCTTTCAACTTAGGCCGCTATGGAATGTTTGTGGGATGGGTTGCAGTCATTTGGGTGGCGATCATTACAATACTCTTCTCTCTACCTGTTGCATATCCAATTACAACAGACACTCTAAATTATACTCCAGTTGCCGTTGGCGGTCTTCTTATCGTGATCGTTTCCTGGTGGATATTGAGTGCAAGGCACTGGTTCAGAGGTCCTGTAACCAATATTATTTAG
- the LOC113282199 gene encoding amino-acid permease BAT1 homolog → MVLENRDRVFPSEDLVAHDGYHVSIDTGESRLRQLGYKQELNRSLSVISNFAFCFAIISVLQGITTLYSQGLNYGGPISMIYGWLIAGFLTMFVGLSMAEICSSYPTSGGLYYWSAMLAGPQWAPFASWLICWFNMVGQWANTTSVDFSLAQVIQVIILLSTGGKNGGGYLCSKYVLICIYGGILFIHGVINLLPIKLLSVLGKIAAAWNVIGVFVLMILVPTVSTKRASVEFISNHFNTDNGVGIHSKPYIFVLGLLMSNYTPAGYDASVHLVEETKNADRNGPKGIISAIVVSFIVGWGYLLGITFAVTDIPHLLNPDNDAGGYAAAQLFYDAFKSRYGSGVGGIICFGVAGIAVFFCGMGTITNNSRMVYAFSRDSAMPYSSVWHKLNKNEVPVNAVWLSVCISFCMALTSLLSSVAFESMVSIATVGINISYAIPIFYRVTVAHKSFIRGPFNLGCYGTVEGWIAVLWVATITVLFSLPVAYPIARDTFNYTPAAIGGLIVFVVSWWILDARYWFKGPITNIDTTTRTN, encoded by the exons atggttTTGGAAAATCGCGATCGAGTATTTCCATCTGAAGATCTTGTTGCTCACGATGGGTATCATGTTTCGATAGATACCGGAGAATCACGTTTGCGCCAACTTGGTTACAAGCAAGAACTGAATCGTAGTCTTTC GGTGATATCCAACTTCGCGTTTTGTTTTGCGATAATATCAGTGCTTCAAGGAATAACTACACTCTATAGTCAGGGTTTAAACTATGGGGGTCCAATCAGTATGATATATGGATGGCTTATAGCTGGTTTCCTCACAATGTTTGTTGGTTTAAGCATGGCTGAGATTTGCTCTTCTTACCCTACCTCTGGTGGCCTTTATTACTGGAGTGCTATGCTTGCCGGCCCTCAATGGGCTCCTTTTGCTTCTTGGTTGATTTGCTG GTTTAACATGGTTGGTCAG TGGGCTAATACAACAAGCGTGGATTTCTCGCTTGCCCAAGTAATTCAAGTTATAATTCTACTTAGCACAGGAGGAAAGAATGGTGGTGGTTATTTATGTTCCAAGTATGTATTAATATGCATCTATGGAGGAATTTTGTTCATCCATGGTGTCATAAACCTTCTCCCCATCAAATTATTGTCAGTTCTGGGGAAAATTGCAGCTGCATGGAATGTCATTG gtgtttttgtacTTATGATTCTAGTTCCAACTGTTTCTACTAAACGTGCAAGTGTTGAATTTATCTCAAACCACTTCAACACTGATAATGGGGTTGGGATTCATAGCAAACCGTACATATTTGTTCTTGGGCTTCTGATGAGCAATTATACCCCTGCTGGCTATGATGCATCTGTTCATTTG GTAGAGGAAACAAAGAATGCAGATAGAAATGGACCAAAAGGAATAATAAGTGCTATTGTGGTGTCCTTCATTGTTGGATGGGGATATCTACTTGGTATCACTTTTGCAGTCACTGACATTCCACACCTCCTGAACCCTGACAATGATGCTGGTGGTTACGCAGCTGCACAGTTGTTCTATGATGCTTTCAAGAGTAGATAtggaagtggagttggtggtatCATTTGCTTTGGAGTTGCTGGCATTGCTGTATTTTTCTGTGGCATGGGTACAATAACTAACAACTCTAG AATGGTATATGCATTCTCAAGAGATAGCGCAATGCCATATTCATCAGTCTGGCATAAATTGAACAAAAATGAAGTACCTGTTAATGCAGTCTGGCTTTCAGTTTGCATATCATTCTGCATGGCACTAACG TCACTGCTGAGCTCAGTGGCATTTGAATCTATGGTGTCGATAGCAACGGTCGGGATCAACATTTCTTATGCAATACCAATCTTTTATAGGGTTACAGTAGCACACAAATCGTTTATCCGAGGACCTTTTAACTTGGGATGCTATGGGACGGTTGAAGGTTGGATTGCAGTTCTTTGGGTTGCTACAATTACTGTTCTGTTCTCTTTACCAGTCGCATATCCTATTGCAAGGGATACTTTCAACTACACTCCAGCTGCGATCGGTGGTCTAATTGTCTTTGTTGTTTCTTGGTGGATATTAGATGCTAGGTATTGGTTCAAAGGTCCTATAACCAACATAGATACTACTACAAGAACTAATTGA